Proteins encoded within one genomic window of Lactococcus garvieae:
- a CDS encoding MucBP domain-containing protein, translating into MAKKKISAHVLLGATLLSGVNPAIVEAKTEGRVTSPTIERVVEVEDTEVIKTEEETENKEKVKNKKTVADTKNMSVETVQTEEVALPTSAISLDEWMPDPLLQELVAEQFGIDKSQLTQDFLKNQQVYFDYAEDNRPFYLSSYAGLEYAGEVELYISAQSYNSSLFSLKESPISWDVLGTLSNLNISMDGDLTAIFPQGIDMTDDRIHIDPHNIYFSHDVFLNQTNYQSFYLSYTDLKYLNINGSFFEENTYIGNVYFGNGEYVPKILDEGIEFTLVSPLEYSTLAGKNFINTDDQQSFPDGPYLQLGLSNKYINSRINLHFAMPGGDVTSRYVDSEGNEISDSVLYSGGVGENYTTEHKQIPGYILQDIQGTESGKFTEEPQTITYVYKNEIHEEIQIKDVKLEVNPAIAWFTESKEVQTEMFKPMVIHPITQQKLDVEALEALGFTLRYELLKAPQIGENQVKIIMSNGVEEKEARTVLYLGEPQVRVNDSKFIKASESHDMNLVNTLAQSTVEVVANFGQAQPEKVGLSLEIKDFKATEYDQKNKLTVLVNLGTSSQKLVAEGALNLGEESWELSGQRHYGVAILSPTYQLGSLEHRLASHDTLGQNIRLFQATPAGRIELSTSQSADFLAFKEADITAYKDSNKRGAQEIAFEFGKNEGTLQKHREGQAILKINLVENPVIDGTNTSSNPKTETTYNVSDPRVATHSTPTLLSRSTEQSRQKLGEFGSRDQKILGTMGTLALVGSALLVWLKKRR; encoded by the coding sequence ATGGCAAAGAAAAAAATAAGTGCTCACGTTTTATTAGGAGCTACGCTTTTAAGTGGGGTTAATCCTGCCATTGTTGAAGCTAAAACAGAAGGGAGAGTCACATCGCCAACCATAGAACGTGTGGTTGAGGTTGAAGATACAGAGGTTATCAAAACAGAGGAGGAAACAGAAAATAAAGAAAAAGTAAAAAATAAAAAGACAGTAGCGGATACGAAAAATATGAGTGTAGAAACAGTTCAAACAGAAGAGGTTGCTCTTCCAACAAGCGCTATTTCACTCGATGAGTGGATGCCTGATCCTCTTCTTCAAGAACTAGTCGCAGAACAGTTCGGGATTGATAAGAGTCAACTCACCCAAGATTTTTTGAAAAATCAACAAGTGTATTTTGATTATGCTGAGGATAACCGTCCCTTTTATTTGTCCTCTTATGCTGGATTAGAATATGCGGGAGAAGTTGAACTCTATATTTCTGCTCAAAGCTACAATAGCTCACTCTTTTCTTTAAAAGAAAGTCCAATTTCATGGGATGTACTAGGGACACTGTCGAATTTAAACATTTCTATGGATGGCGACTTAACCGCAATCTTCCCCCAAGGGATTGATATGACGGATGATCGTATTCATATTGACCCTCACAATATATATTTTAGCCATGATGTTTTTCTCAATCAAACCAATTATCAGTCTTTCTATCTGAGTTACACAGACTTAAAATATTTAAATATAAATGGTTCATTCTTTGAGGAGAATACCTACATTGGAAATGTCTATTTTGGCAATGGAGAATATGTACCTAAAATTCTAGATGAGGGAATTGAATTTACTCTTGTTAGTCCGCTTGAGTATTCAACCTTAGCGGGAAAGAATTTTATTAATACAGACGACCAACAGTCCTTTCCTGATGGACCATATTTGCAGTTAGGTTTATCCAATAAATATATCAACTCAAGAATTAACCTTCATTTTGCAATGCCTGGGGGAGATGTTACTTCTCGTTATGTCGACAGTGAGGGAAATGAAATCAGTGATTCTGTTTTATATAGTGGAGGAGTAGGAGAAAATTACACCACAGAGCATAAACAGATCCCTGGTTACATCTTACAGGACATCCAAGGCACAGAGAGTGGAAAATTTACGGAAGAGCCACAAACAATCACTTACGTTTATAAAAACGAGATTCATGAAGAGATTCAAATTAAAGATGTGAAATTAGAAGTGAATCCTGCGATTGCTTGGTTTACTGAGAGTAAAGAAGTACAAACAGAAATGTTCAAACCAATGGTTATACATCCCATCACGCAGCAGAAGCTTGATGTAGAAGCTTTAGAAGCTTTAGGATTTACTCTAAGGTATGAACTATTGAAAGCTCCGCAAATTGGGGAAAATCAAGTTAAAATTATCATGAGCAACGGGGTAGAAGAAAAAGAAGCACGCACTGTTCTTTATCTTGGAGAGCCACAGGTCCGTGTCAATGACAGTAAGTTTATCAAAGCCAGTGAATCTCATGATATGAATTTAGTCAATACACTCGCTCAGTCAACAGTTGAAGTTGTGGCTAATTTTGGACAAGCGCAGCCTGAAAAAGTTGGGCTTTCTCTAGAAATCAAAGATTTTAAAGCTACTGAATATGACCAAAAGAATAAACTTACAGTTTTGGTCAATTTAGGCACTTCCAGTCAAAAACTTGTAGCCGAGGGTGCTTTAAATTTAGGAGAAGAGTCATGGGAATTGTCAGGCCAGCGCCACTATGGTGTAGCTATCCTTTCTCCAACCTACCAGCTTGGTAGTTTAGAACATCGCCTTGCAAGTCATGATACACTTGGACAAAATATTAGGCTATTTCAGGCCACTCCAGCGGGACGAATAGAACTGAGTACAAGTCAATCAGCAGACTTCTTAGCCTTCAAAGAGGCGGATATAACAGCATATAAAGACAGTAATAAACGAGGTGCACAGGAAATAGCTTTTGAATTCGGAAAAAATGAGGGGACTCTACAAAAACACCGGGAAGGTCAAGCCATATTGAAGATTAACTTAGTAGAAAATCCAGTAATAGATGGGACTAATACCTCAAGTAATCCTAAAACTGAGACTACTTATAATGTATCCGATCCTAGAGTGGCGACGCATTCCACACCGACGCTTTTAAGCAGGAGCACTGAACAATCTAGACAAAAACTTGGAGAATTCGGATCCAGAGATCAAAAAATACTAGGTACAATGGGTACACTTGCTCTCGTAGGCTCTGCTTTACTTGTATGGCTTAAAAAGCGGAGATAG
- a CDS encoding helix-turn-helix domain-containing protein, whose translation MADSLFIQYLEKDIYRKSEIVTMLWENEHLTSKEKALNLQVTTATIKADVKSINQEYCDSQEPIILANTVGYYIPNKKKKNKREFLKQMYQDSLFVRACCFFLKNNIKHVDVFAEKEWISIAKAYRVRNTVVEYLARLNISLSDEEIINNECRIRFLMAFYQWKVGIDLIEIIPQRQLIFNQLFSEIEEVEKCLFSQSSKEYASLLLQLSFSREKKTPIFFDEDSVQILKKTKIYQRLSGPIEIFLKKNMYKQVTEHEVFYFALVFNIMNANYYDNQRLSETYDSYAELIKTSPRLYYKQLVEKFETKYNISLVSDSLFEVSLISFLRKCLFNLQILIPEEHLERGHIARVPAEFLEEIKEILEDWNMEARRNLIFSNAHFQYLASKLFFVLNKKTRPKRLFLLSSFYADYLLAKEVITHEYGALVKIQQFNPQMKTTEYNSEDLILYDTDYDILKKIHSKKLQIGFVFDLEELQNIREELFEYELSKITNIE comes from the coding sequence ATGGCTGATTCGCTGTTCATTCAGTATTTAGAAAAAGATATCTATAGAAAATCAGAAATAGTCACAATGCTTTGGGAAAATGAACACTTAACATCAAAAGAGAAGGCTTTGAATTTACAAGTGACTACAGCAACAATTAAAGCAGATGTGAAAAGCATAAACCAAGAGTATTGTGATTCCCAAGAACCGATAATACTGGCAAATACAGTGGGTTATTATATTCCTAATAAGAAAAAGAAGAATAAAAGAGAGTTTTTGAAGCAAATGTATCAAGATTCCTTGTTTGTTCGTGCTTGTTGCTTCTTTCTCAAAAATAATATTAAACACGTTGATGTTTTTGCAGAAAAAGAATGGATTTCTATAGCAAAAGCTTATAGAGTAAGAAACACTGTAGTAGAATATTTGGCAAGACTTAATATAAGTTTGTCCGACGAGGAAATAATCAATAACGAATGCCGAATTCGCTTTTTAATGGCTTTTTACCAATGGAAAGTTGGTATAGATTTAATTGAAATTATACCTCAGCGGCAACTTATATTTAATCAGTTGTTCAGTGAGATAGAGGAAGTGGAAAAATGCTTGTTTTCACAGTCTTCCAAAGAATATGCCAGTCTTCTCTTACAGCTGAGTTTTAGTAGAGAAAAGAAAACTCCGATATTTTTTGATGAAGATTCTGTACAGATTTTGAAAAAAACTAAAATTTATCAAAGATTATCTGGTCCAATAGAGATATTTTTGAAAAAAAATATGTATAAACAAGTTACAGAACATGAAGTTTTTTATTTTGCGCTTGTCTTTAATATTATGAATGCAAATTATTATGATAATCAAAGACTGAGTGAAACTTATGATTCTTATGCAGAGCTTATTAAAACATCTCCGAGACTCTACTATAAACAACTGGTTGAGAAGTTTGAGACAAAATACAACATATCTTTAGTGTCAGATAGCCTATTTGAAGTTTCTCTCATTAGCTTTTTGAGAAAATGTTTGTTTAATTTGCAAATACTTATTCCCGAAGAGCATTTAGAACGCGGACATATTGCACGTGTTCCCGCAGAATTTTTAGAAGAAATTAAAGAAATTCTAGAAGATTGGAATATGGAAGCTAGACGAAATCTTATTTTCTCTAATGCACACTTTCAATATTTAGCGTCAAAATTATTCTTTGTTCTCAATAAAAAAACACGTCCTAAACGCCTTTTTCTATTGTCTAGCTTTTATGCAGACTACTTACTCGCAAAAGAAGTAATTACACATGAATATGGGGCTTTGGTAAAGATACAGCAGTTTAATCCCCAAATGAAAACAACGGAATATAATAGTGAGGACTTGATTCTTTACGATACTGACTATGATATTTTAAAGAAAATACACTCTAAGAAGTTACAAATAGGTTTTGTTTTTGATCTTGAAGAATTACAAAATATTCGAGAAGAACTTTTTGAATACGAACTGAGTAAAATCACAAATATTGAATGA
- a CDS encoding toxin Cry1Ac domain D-VI-related protein: MKKIATLGATTLTALTLLGAAQPLVHASQVVETENHVALKNKATVAEATTAVNYLFSDGAAATKLKTNMYRADLKSALDKVLTLDDTEPDKATLLTKIGTAWDLHGPLHDVDSTKKIFTAASGKASDYIENVFTDSTHTKLKSGYVTAIIGLSKTVSEQYVNASGYTTIDWEYQGSFTTFLDNLAQAKTLADVPETAAQDLVDALFKDTTYVELNTGTKLEKIEDARKAVNALNDSAEKTGMLKLIGDAYGMYFIVDANGMTAGDALGDKVKENPNMKTLHDFVEAATDFEAEATKAHSNKAAKTGTYDYVRSGWSKAVATAVSRVDSYVAGTDLSQAGLGGFSTDVANLKTAASVIQADQQDLTNDKVEVEYNYTAQAPGEPGWYGIVPSAVTLTDANRGTGEVANVELKNATKVSGAYVPYDGGKTVEVFVKSDNGYKLNDDQGDPSVDYKMNYVDNTGTHDVDQDSKEHKIGELKAGSATINSHIDLIGNATKSGRYVDTLFYHFSEK, from the coding sequence ATGAAAAAAATTGCTACTTTAGGTGCAACAACATTGACTGCACTTACACTTTTAGGCGCAGCACAGCCTTTGGTGCATGCGTCGCAGGTTGTAGAAACGGAAAACCATGTAGCACTAAAAAACAAAGCTACTGTAGCAGAGGCAACTACAGCCGTTAATTATCTGTTCTCAGATGGAGCAGCAGCAACTAAATTAAAAACAAATATGTATAGAGCCGATTTAAAAAGTGCTTTAGATAAGGTTTTGACCTTGGATGATACTGAACCAGATAAGGCTACATTACTCACGAAGATTGGGACAGCTTGGGACTTGCACGGGCCACTTCACGATGTCGATAGTACAAAGAAAATTTTTACCGCAGCATCTGGTAAAGCGAGTGATTATATTGAAAATGTTTTTACAGATTCTACACATACTAAGCTCAAATCCGGCTATGTTACAGCCATTATCGGTTTATCCAAGACGGTTTCTGAACAGTATGTGAATGCTTCTGGGTACACTACTATTGACTGGGAGTATCAAGGCTCATTTACGACATTCTTAGATAATTTAGCTCAAGCTAAAACACTCGCAGATGTCCCGGAAACAGCAGCACAAGACCTTGTAGATGCTTTATTTAAAGATACGACATATGTTGAACTTAATACCGGCACAAAACTAGAGAAGATCGAAGACGCACGTAAAGCAGTTAATGCTTTGAACGACAGTGCTGAAAAAACCGGAATGCTCAAACTTATTGGAGATGCATATGGCATGTACTTCATCGTTGATGCAAACGGGATGACAGCGGGGGATGCTCTAGGAGATAAAGTAAAAGAAAATCCCAATATGAAAACCTTGCATGATTTTGTAGAAGCAGCGACAGATTTTGAAGCAGAGGCGACAAAAGCCCATTCAAACAAAGCAGCAAAGACTGGTACCTATGACTATGTACGCAGTGGCTGGTCGAAGGCCGTAGCGACAGCAGTATCACGCGTTGACTCATATGTTGCGGGTACGGACTTATCTCAAGCAGGCTTGGGCGGTTTCTCAACAGACGTTGCTAACTTGAAAACGGCAGCTTCTGTCATTCAAGCCGATCAACAAGATTTGACAAATGACAAGGTAGAAGTAGAATACAACTATACTGCACAAGCTCCGGGAGAGCCGGGCTGGTATGGTATTGTCCCATCCGCTGTAACTTTAACCGATGCCAACCGAGGCACAGGTGAAGTGGCAAATGTAGAACTAAAAAATGCCACTAAAGTTAGCGGAGCGTACGTCCCTTATGATGGAGGCAAGACAGTTGAAGTCTTTGTCAAGTCAGATAATGGTTACAAACTGAACGACGATCAAGGTGATCCTTCAGTGGATTACAAGATGAACTATGTAGATAATACAGGTACTCATGATGTTGACCAAGATAGTAAAGAACACAAGATTGGTGAACTTAAAGCAGGTAGTGCAACGATTAACTCACATATTGACTTGATTGGAAATGCGACGAAGTCAGGAAGATATGTGGATACTCTTTTCTACCATTTCTCTGAAAAATAA
- a CDS encoding toxin Cry1Ac domain D-VI-related protein, whose amino-acid sequence MKKIVTLGATILTALTLLGAVQPLAHANQTHVTPKQTQVKLTSIQNKDDADIINIPDANLKKLLNNKIDPTRPATQDITVGEAKACTAGIAYTDATVANQIHDLTGIENFVNLIQLGFASQDFSDVSKIPDLSGMTNLNALNASNCKLNQGGFEKIMNAGTVSNSWVYFDKNHITDMSLIGGRTSWTNYKLGGQTVDEASQQAVDGKVEIPKQNLKNTDGSAPTLTISNGGVEENGNIVWDRLPGSTTTVNYIWVGKNTFSGTVTVPVTWASDEDKAQADVNLLFKDNTRTELNTGLKLQKIEDARKEVDALNNSDKKTELLGQIGDAYGMYFIVDAKGMTAGDALGDKVKADTNMKTLHDFVEAATDFEAEATKAQTTKSANAGTYDYVRSGWSKAVATAVSRVDSYVSGTDLSQAGLGGFSTDVANLKTAASVIQADQQDLTNDKVEVEYNYTAQAPGEPGWYGIVPSAVTLTDANRGTGEVANVELKNATKVSGAYVPYDGGKTVEVFVKSDNGYKLNDDQGDPSVDYKMNYVDNTGTHDVDQDSKEHKIGELKAGSATINSHIDLIGNATKSGRYVDNLFYHFSEK is encoded by the coding sequence ATGAAAAAAATTGTAACTTTAGGAGCCACAATTTTAACGGCACTCACTCTTTTGGGGGCAGTGCAACCCTTAGCGCATGCAAATCAAACTCATGTTACACCGAAACAAACGCAAGTTAAGCTTACTTCCATCCAAAACAAAGATGACGCAGATATTATTAATATTCCAGATGCTAATCTAAAGAAATTACTCAATAATAAAATTGATCCTACACGTCCAGCTACACAAGATATTACAGTTGGAGAAGCTAAAGCCTGTACAGCAGGTATTGCCTATACGGACGCTACAGTTGCTAATCAAATTCATGACCTAACGGGAATTGAAAATTTTGTAAATTTAATACAATTGGGGTTTGCAAGCCAAGATTTTTCAGATGTAAGTAAAATACCCGACTTATCAGGAATGACTAACTTGAATGCATTAAATGCGAGTAATTGTAAATTGAATCAAGGAGGATTTGAAAAAATTATGAATGCAGGCACAGTCAGTAACTCATGGGTATATTTTGACAAAAATCATATTACTGATATGTCGTTGATTGGGGGTCGTACGAGTTGGACAAATTATAAATTGGGTGGTCAAACTGTAGATGAAGCAAGTCAACAAGCTGTTGATGGTAAAGTTGAAATACCAAAACAAAATCTAAAAAATACAGATGGCTCTGCTCCAACTTTAACTATTAGTAATGGTGGAGTAGAAGAAAATGGTAATATTGTTTGGGATAGATTACCAGGTTCTACAACAACTGTAAATTATATTTGGGTAGGAAAAAATACATTCTCAGGTACAGTAACAGTCCCTGTCACTTGGGCAAGCGATGAAGATAAAGCACAAGCTGATGTAAATCTTCTTTTCAAAGATAATACTCGTACAGAACTCAATACTGGTCTAAAACTTCAAAAGATTGAAGATGCTCGTAAAGAAGTTGATGCTTTGAATAATAGCGATAAAAAAACAGAGTTATTAGGGCAAATCGGAGATGCTTATGGCATGTACTTCATCGTTGATGCAAAAGGGATGACAGCGGGAGACGCTCTAGGAGATAAAGTCAAGGCAGATACTAACATGAAAACTTTGCATGATTTTGTAGAAGCAGCGACAGATTTTGAAGCAGAGGCGACAAAAGCGCAAACGACCAAGTCGGCAAATGCTGGTACTTATGACTATGTACGCAGTGGCTGGTCGAAGGCCGTAGCGACAGCAGTATCACGCGTTGACTCATATGTTTCGGGTACGGACTTGTCTCAAGCAGGCTTGGGCGGTTTCTCAACAGACGTTGCTAACTTGAAAACGGCAGCTTCTGTCATTCAAGCCGATCAACAAGATTTGACAAATGACAAGGTAGAAGTAGAATACAACTATACTGCACAAGCTCCGGGAGAGCCGGGCTGGTATGGTATTGTCCCATCCGCTGTAACTTTAACCGATGCCAACCGAGGCACAGGTGAAGTGGCAAATGTAGAACTAAAAAATGCCACTAAAGTTAGCGGAGCGTACGTCCCTTATGATGGAGGCAAGACAGTTGAAGTCTTTGTCAAGTCAGATAATGGTTACAAACTGAACGACGATCAAGGTGATCCTTCAGTGGATTACAAGATGAACTATGTAGATAATACAGGTACTCATGATGTCGACCAAGATAGTAAAGAGCACAAGATTGGTGAACTTAAAGCAGGTAGTGCAACGATTAACTCACATATTGACTTGATTGGAAATGCGACGAAGTCAGGAAGATATGTGGATAATCTTTTCTACCATTTCTCTGAAAAATAA